In a genomic window of Streptomyces koelreuteriae:
- a CDS encoding DUF5304 domain-containing protein, with the protein MSEELPPSDAAREEAVDEVRATDADAWATACAEDLEAEKARRRAEYGPPPGSAAEELKKLVDAVADKLSGLESPLFGAVAGPAAQQVVRQVVQQAKDAVEPVIERNPDVFDHLAAAGNELLAAYRSAVQAQERRWTGRDDDTDPRDLDERRDRGDDDGPGERIDLD; encoded by the coding sequence ATGAGCGAAGAGCTCCCCCCGTCCGACGCCGCCCGCGAAGAGGCCGTGGACGAGGTACGGGCGACCGACGCCGACGCCTGGGCGACCGCGTGCGCCGAGGACCTCGAGGCGGAGAAGGCCCGCCGCCGCGCCGAGTACGGCCCGCCCCCGGGCTCCGCGGCCGAGGAACTGAAGAAGCTCGTCGACGCCGTCGCGGACAAGCTGTCCGGCCTCGAGTCCCCGCTGTTCGGCGCGGTCGCCGGGCCCGCCGCCCAGCAGGTCGTCCGCCAGGTCGTCCAGCAGGCCAAGGACGCCGTGGAACCCGTCATCGAGCGCAACCCGGACGTCTTCGACCACCTGGCGGCGGCCGGGAACGAACTGCTCGCCGCCTACCGCTCCGCCGTCCAGGCCCAGGAGCGGCGCTGGACCGGCCGCGACGACGACACCGATCCCCGTGACCTGGACGAACGCCGTGACCGGGGCGACGACGACGGCCCCGGAGAGCGCATCGACCTGGACTGA
- a CDS encoding ROK family glucokinase, with product MGLTIGVDIGGTKIAAGVVDEEGNILSTHKVPTPGTAEGIVDAIASAVEGARVGHDIVGVGIGAAGYVNRQRSEVYFAPNIHWRNEPLKEKVEARVGLPVVVENDANAAAWGEYKFGGGKGHRNVICITLGTGLGGGIIIGNKLRRGHFGVAAEFGHIRMVPDGLLCGCGSQGCWEQYASGRALVRYAKQRANATPENAEILLGLGNGTPEGIEGKHISMAARQGDRVAVDSYRELARWVGAGLADLASLFDPSAFIVGGGLSDEGELVLGPIRKSYKRWLVGGNWRPVAEVRAAELGNKAGLVGAADLAREPDPIM from the coding sequence ATGGGACTCACCATCGGCGTCGACATCGGCGGCACGAAGATCGCGGCCGGCGTGGTCGATGAGGAAGGCAACATCCTCTCGACCCACAAGGTGCCGACCCCGGGCACGGCCGAGGGCATCGTGGACGCCATCGCCTCGGCGGTGGAAGGCGCGCGCGTCGGACACGACATCGTCGGCGTGGGCATCGGCGCCGCCGGCTATGTGAACCGGCAGCGCTCCGAGGTCTACTTCGCGCCTAACATCCACTGGCGCAACGAGCCGCTCAAGGAGAAGGTCGAGGCCCGTGTGGGCCTTCCGGTGGTCGTCGAGAACGACGCGAACGCCGCGGCGTGGGGCGAGTACAAGTTCGGCGGCGGCAAGGGCCACCGCAACGTCATCTGCATCACCCTGGGCACCGGCCTCGGCGGCGGCATCATCATCGGCAACAAGCTGCGCCGCGGGCACTTCGGCGTGGCCGCCGAGTTCGGCCACATCCGCATGGTGCCGGACGGCCTGCTGTGCGGCTGCGGCTCGCAGGGCTGCTGGGAGCAGTACGCCTCCGGGCGCGCGCTCGTCCGGTACGCCAAGCAGCGCGCCAACGCCACCCCGGAGAACGCCGAGATCCTGCTCGGCCTCGGCAACGGCACGCCCGAGGGCATCGAGGGCAAGCACATCTCCATGGCCGCCCGCCAGGGCGACCGCGTGGCCGTCGACTCCTACCGCGAACTGGCCCGCTGGGTCGGCGCGGGCCTCGCCGACCTCGCCTCCCTGTTCGACCCCTCCGCGTTCATCGTGGGCGGCGGCCTCTCCGACGAGGGCGAACTGGTCCTCGGCCCGATCCGCAAGTCCTACAAGCGCTGGCTGGTCGGCGGCAACTGGCGCCC